In Bacteriovorax stolpii, a single genomic region encodes these proteins:
- a CDS encoding TetR/AcrR family transcriptional regulator: MGLRQLKKQKTRKAISDLATKLFLERGYYNVTTAEIAELAEVSIPTLFKYFPTKEMLVFDEDFEIEEWLVDSVKNRKKGQGILDALLKAWIERISEVPASHRKNAKAFMALIEETPELSRYAGQMWMRHEKVLAEVIKKETKGKFSKVQTEVVARFVLDGFYRAMKETKPKEVLKEIFQLLKIGWNE, encoded by the coding sequence ATGGGATTAAGACAACTAAAAAAGCAGAAAACGAGAAAGGCCATATCTGACCTGGCAACGAAACTCTTTTTAGAAAGGGGCTATTATAATGTTACGACTGCTGAGATCGCGGAGCTGGCGGAAGTTTCTATTCCTACCCTCTTTAAGTACTTTCCGACGAAGGAAATGCTGGTTTTTGATGAGGACTTTGAGATTGAAGAGTGGCTGGTGGATTCGGTGAAAAATAGGAAGAAGGGACAAGGGATTCTTGATGCTCTTCTGAAGGCCTGGATTGAAAGAATTAGTGAGGTGCCGGCCAGTCATAGGAAGAATGCGAAGGCGTTTATGGCGTTGATTGAGGAGACGCCGGAGCTTTCGAGGTATGCGGGGCAGATGTGGATGAGGCATGAAAAGGTGCTCGCAGAGGTTATCAAAAAAGAAACCAAGGGAAAGTTTTCGAAGGTGCAAACTGAAGTGGTTGCGAGATTTGTGCTCGATGGATTTTATAGGGCGATGAAGGAAACTAAGCCCAAAGAAGTGCTGAAGGAAATATTTCAATTACTAAAAATCGGATGGAATGAGTAA
- the uraH gene encoding hydroxyisourate hydrolase: MSRFYLSLVMLLSLFSFSSFAEGISTHILDLSSGVGGKDVPVILEMANKKGAWSQVASGVTDGNGRIKSFGESFKARAGKYKLVFDMTKYSGSKADPFFPEISVVFNVTDENLHYHVPVVVSPYGYSTYRGN, from the coding sequence ATGTCTCGTTTTTATTTATCACTTGTTATGTTGCTCTCACTTTTTAGTTTCTCTTCTTTTGCTGAAGGTATCTCCACTCACATCCTGGATTTATCTTCTGGTGTAGGAGGTAAAGATGTCCCGGTTATTTTAGAAATGGCCAATAAAAAAGGGGCTTGGTCTCAAGTGGCTTCAGGAGTTACAGATGGCAACGGACGAATCAAATCATTTGGGGAGTCTTTTAAAGCGCGTGCGGGAAAATATAAACTAGTCTTTGACATGACAAAATACTCGGGGAGTAAAGCTGACCCATTCTTTCCTGAGATTAGTGTTGTCTTCAATGTTACGGACGAAAACCTCCATTACCACGTGCCTGTTGTTGTGAGTCCCTACGGCTACAGTACGTATAGAGGAAATTAA
- a CDS encoding ABC transporter ATP-binding protein, which translates to MIEAHSIFKRFSSESEPIIKGIDIRINDGDFVSMMGRSGSGKSTLLYILSTLDRSFDGSVLYDGIDIKKMNAEKIHATRNKDIGFVFQFHYLLNELTAIENILLPARKANQLDQKESFARELLAHIGLSDKAERLPANLSGGEQQRVAIARALIMQPKYLFADEPTGNLDSANGKVILDLFERFNKDYGTTIVYVTHDKEFGERAKKKIQLMDGIIVN; encoded by the coding sequence GTGATAGAAGCTCATTCTATTTTTAAAAGATTCTCTTCTGAAAGCGAGCCCATAATTAAGGGAATCGACATTAGAATCAATGATGGTGACTTTGTTTCTATGATGGGAAGATCCGGCTCTGGAAAATCAACCCTTTTATACATTCTCTCGACACTCGATCGCAGCTTTGATGGGAGCGTTCTTTATGATGGTATTGACATCAAAAAGATGAACGCTGAAAAAATCCATGCCACAAGAAATAAAGACATTGGTTTTGTTTTTCAGTTTCATTACTTATTAAATGAGCTCACAGCTATTGAGAACATTCTTTTACCAGCAAGAAAGGCCAATCAATTAGACCAAAAAGAATCTTTTGCCAGAGAGCTTCTTGCGCATATTGGACTCTCTGATAAAGCTGAGCGCTTACCGGCCAATCTCTCAGGTGGAGAGCAACAAAGAGTGGCCATCGCGAGAGCTTTGATTATGCAGCCTAAATATCTATTTGCCGATGAGCCCACCGGGAATCTTGACAGCGCAAATGGAAAAGTGATCTTAGATTTGTTTGAAAGATTCAATAAAGATTACGGCACGACGATTGTGTACGTGACTCATGATAAAGAGTTTGGTGAGAGGGCAAAGAAAAAAATTCAGCTTATGGATGGAATTATTGTTAACTAG
- a CDS encoding tail fiber domain-containing protein, with protein sequence MINPIFYSVIVPTVTGTGTAFLSEVAVGDLILFTGNGDEKIVTAIASDTSLTVHSGMLLAATASAFTIRKKVSMNNGVLTLGTSSVTPLIAGSGVFAGAYPKVDINTGNNTWQTYSDVMVMRHSGTGATANTRQLGFLFKLSNESSTGESQKSGGIMLESTTSYANNPNLSLVTTGSKRLTIDYLGNVAIGTTPVTTSRFTVSTTATSGSIANFVSTGAGGAGCSITWNGTSCSSDERLKENITNLTSPLEDVLKLRSVNFNWKKDQKKERQIGYVAQEVEKVIPEVVRNDSNGYKQVNYGNIVSIATAAIQEFFLKWQDDSAKLHREIATLKEENELKNQEIELLKSRLDNLEKKSKN encoded by the coding sequence ATGATCAATCCTATTTTCTATTCGGTAATTGTGCCAACTGTAACAGGGACAGGAACGGCATTTTTGTCAGAGGTTGCGGTCGGTGATTTGATACTTTTTACTGGAAATGGCGATGAAAAAATCGTTACGGCCATCGCAAGTGATACTAGTTTAACCGTCCATTCTGGAATGTTGCTGGCAGCGACAGCTTCGGCCTTTACAATCAGAAAAAAAGTTTCAATGAATAATGGTGTTTTAACACTAGGAACAAGCTCTGTGACTCCACTTATTGCTGGCTCTGGGGTCTTTGCTGGTGCCTATCCAAAAGTAGATATCAATACCGGTAATAATACCTGGCAGACGTATAGCGACGTCATGGTTATGAGACACTCTGGAACAGGAGCAACTGCAAATACTAGACAGCTAGGATTTCTTTTCAAACTGAGTAACGAATCTAGCACTGGTGAATCTCAAAAAAGTGGTGGGATCATGCTTGAATCTACAACTAGTTATGCGAACAATCCTAATCTGAGTCTCGTTACCACTGGATCAAAAAGATTAACCATTGATTACCTTGGGAATGTGGCCATTGGAACAACTCCAGTTACAACATCGAGATTTACAGTGAGCACGACTGCAACGAGTGGATCAATCGCTAACTTCGTCTCAACTGGAGCAGGTGGTGCAGGTTGTTCAATTACATGGAACGGAACAAGCTGCTCTTCAGATGAGAGACTAAAAGAAAATATCACCAACCTAACCTCTCCCCTTGAAGATGTTTTAAAGTTAAGAAGCGTGAACTTCAACTGGAAAAAAGATCAGAAAAAAGAAAGACAAATTGGATATGTTGCTCAAGAAGTAGAGAAAGTTATTCCAGAAGTTGTTCGTAACGATTCAAATGGTTACAAGCAAGTGAACTATGGAAACATCGTTTCTATTGCCACCGCTGCGATACAAGAATTCTTCCTTAAATGGCAAGATGACAGCGCAAAACTTCATAGAGAGATCGCTACATTAAAAGAAGAAAATGAATTGAAAAATCAAGAAATTGAATTACTGAAATCGCGCTTAGATAATCTAGAGAAGAAATCAAAAAACTAG
- a CDS encoding FAD-dependent oxidoreductase yields MNIVIIGGGLGGLTLARVLLINGIKSTVYEAESSLGARSPGGLLDIHDYNGQLALKDCNLYEEFLKLIIPGADAHRILDKDANILHEDQDRGHGTRPEVYRGELREMLINSLPKESIQWGHKLSSVKSFSNGKHEVTFTNGTTVVSDLLIGADGAWSKVRSLLTDVAPAYVGTSFIELYLYDIDNNHKSIANVIGNGTLMALAPGRGILGHKETNGTFHAYVAINQSQEWISQIDLSDSKSANAQIAHEFEDWSNDLKAIILEGKTTPHPRGIYALPVGISWERVPGVTLIGDAAHLMSPFAGEGANLALYDGAELGKHIVKNLDNIEAALSDFEKEMFLRSAHSAEESDRNSKLFFNNESPQSVVNLFLGYAVELPE; encoded by the coding sequence ATGAATATAGTTATCATCGGCGGAGGCCTTGGCGGTTTGACTCTGGCCCGAGTCCTTTTAATCAACGGAATCAAATCAACAGTCTACGAAGCAGAAAGCTCATTAGGAGCGCGCTCTCCAGGTGGTCTTTTAGACATACACGACTACAACGGGCAATTGGCCCTTAAAGATTGCAACCTTTATGAAGAATTCTTAAAGCTCATCATTCCTGGAGCAGACGCTCATCGCATTTTGGATAAAGATGCCAACATTCTTCATGAAGACCAGGATAGGGGACATGGCACGCGCCCGGAAGTTTATAGAGGTGAGCTGCGCGAGATGCTGATTAACTCTCTTCCAAAAGAGTCTATCCAGTGGGGACATAAACTCTCGAGTGTTAAATCTTTTTCAAACGGAAAACATGAAGTCACTTTCACAAATGGAACCACTGTTGTCAGTGATCTCCTCATTGGCGCTGATGGGGCGTGGTCGAAAGTGAGATCACTTCTCACTGATGTTGCTCCAGCTTATGTCGGAACATCTTTTATTGAGCTCTACCTTTATGACATCGATAACAATCACAAATCTATCGCGAATGTCATTGGCAATGGAACCCTTATGGCATTGGCCCCTGGAAGAGGAATTCTTGGTCATAAAGAGACAAATGGAACATTTCATGCTTATGTGGCCATTAATCAATCGCAGGAGTGGATTTCGCAAATAGATTTATCTGACTCTAAAAGTGCAAACGCGCAAATTGCTCATGAATTTGAAGATTGGTCGAATGATCTAAAAGCAATTATTTTAGAGGGCAAAACCACACCTCATCCTCGAGGGATTTACGCTCTGCCTGTGGGGATCAGCTGGGAACGTGTACCAGGTGTGACCTTAATTGGTGATGCTGCTCATTTAATGTCTCCCTTTGCGGGAGAAGGGGCGAACCTTGCTCTTTATGATGGGGCGGAGCTTGGAAAGCATATTGTTAAGAATTTGGATAATATTGAAGCTGCCCTTAGTGATTTTGAGAAAGAGATGTTTTTAAGAAGTGCTCATTCAGCTGAGGAGTCTGACCGAAATTCAAAACTATTTTTTAATAATGAGTCCCCCCAGAGTGTCGTGAATTTGTTTTTAGGATATGCTGTTGAATTGCCGGAGTAG
- a CDS encoding DUF1428 domain-containing protein, whose amino-acid sequence MAKYIDVCMFPINKKYLANYKKTTTKIGKLLLKHGALSSSDFVADDKNATKDLFPQVIKVKTGEVIIIAMAEFKSKAHREKVFKSFQKDPATMKVMMDTKMDEKRMIMGGFKGIVSL is encoded by the coding sequence ATGGCCAAGTACATTGACGTTTGCATGTTCCCTATCAATAAAAAGTATCTTGCTAACTACAAGAAGACGACAACCAAAATTGGGAAGCTTCTTCTTAAGCATGGCGCTCTTTCAAGCAGTGACTTCGTTGCTGACGATAAAAACGCGACTAAAGATCTATTTCCACAAGTTATTAAAGTTAAAACAGGCGAAGTGATTATCATTGCGATGGCCGAGTTTAAATCAAAAGCTCACCGTGAAAAAGTTTTCAAATCGTTTCAAAAAGATCCAGCGACAATGAAAGTGATGATGGATACGAAAATGGATGAGAAACGTATGATCATGGGCGGGTTTAAAGGGATTGTTTCTCTCTAG
- a CDS encoding ABC transporter permease, with the protein MMFLSLKHLFSRKKQSILILVGIVIGTAAYVAISGMMLGFQTKLMDQLVNNDAHIRISAREELLTKESLNSFSEAAHVFWTIAPSGRKDSEKIEYPIGWFNKLTNDPDVTFFVPQVNLNVIFNRNRVTQSGRLIGSDPIKQEKMSNIKQYMIAGKFTDISNSGNHIVIGKILLEKLGSRLSETILISSGKGAPQPFKIVGIFETGSRNIDESTAFSSLSDSQKLRGTPSEITDIAVKILNPEEAKEKANTWKSSSKEKILSWQESSASILSVFKTQDIVRNSMTISIIVVASFGIYNILSILVTQKRRDVAILRSMGFTPSDIVQLFFNQGLLLGIVGGLIGLVLGAVICWLMGKIQIEPGRIGTSSGRMIISFDYMIYVKAFAIAIGATVFSSILPARLAGKLEPMDIIRSGGQ; encoded by the coding sequence ATGATGTTTTTAAGCCTAAAACACTTATTCAGCAGGAAAAAACAAAGCATCCTGATTCTGGTGGGGATCGTTATTGGTACGGCCGCGTACGTGGCCATTTCTGGGATGATGTTGGGATTTCAAACCAAGCTCATGGATCAACTTGTTAATAACGACGCCCATATTCGAATCTCGGCCAGAGAAGAACTTTTAACCAAAGAATCACTCAATAGCTTTAGCGAAGCTGCCCACGTCTTCTGGACTATTGCTCCTTCCGGGCGAAAGGACTCCGAAAAAATTGAGTACCCTATTGGATGGTTTAATAAATTAACCAATGACCCGGACGTCACCTTTTTTGTTCCTCAAGTTAATTTGAACGTTATTTTTAATCGCAATCGTGTCACTCAATCCGGCCGTTTGATAGGTTCTGATCCTATTAAGCAAGAGAAAATGAGCAACATTAAGCAGTACATGATTGCAGGAAAGTTTACTGATATTAGCAACTCGGGCAACCACATCGTTATTGGTAAAATTCTCTTGGAAAAATTAGGAAGTCGGTTGTCTGAAACAATTCTCATTTCATCGGGAAAGGGGGCGCCACAGCCTTTTAAAATTGTCGGTATCTTTGAGACTGGATCACGCAATATAGATGAAAGCACGGCCTTCTCCTCTTTAAGTGACTCGCAAAAGCTTAGAGGCACTCCAAGCGAGATTACAGACATTGCAGTAAAAATCCTAAACCCCGAAGAGGCTAAAGAAAAGGCCAACACCTGGAAGAGCTCTTCCAAAGAAAAAATCCTTTCCTGGCAAGAGTCTTCCGCCAGCATTTTATCTGTCTTTAAAACTCAAGACATCGTCAGAAACTCTATGACAATCTCAATTATTGTCGTCGCAAGCTTTGGTATCTACAACATCCTCTCGATCCTGGTCACACAAAAAAGAAGAGACGTCGCAATCTTGAGATCCATGGGGTTCACTCCTTCTGATATCGTCCAACTCTTTTTTAATCAAGGATTACTACTGGGGATTGTCGGTGGATTGATCGGATTAGTCTTAGGGGCCGTCATTTGTTGGTTAATGGGAAAAATCCAAATAGAGCCTGGAAGAATTGGCACAAGCTCAGGAAGGATGATCATTTCTTTTGATTACATGATTTATGTCAAGGCCTTCGCTATCGCCATTGGAGCAACTGTCTTCTCTTCTATATTGCCCGCGAGACTCGCTGGAAAACTAGAACCGATGGACATTATCAGGTCTGGGGGTCAATAG
- a CDS encoding GlcG/HbpS family heme-binding protein: MKFLIMVLCLSSSVSFADSKNNFTTTEVQLTQEGAAQVAKQVQLAAQKLSKNVTVAVVGSQGETILLLKGDGVGPHNTEAARRKAYTSLSTKTPTLLLLRNVKNNPDTVNLAELPELLLLSGGYPLWKNGSVVGAVGIAGGGSPENDDLIASQAGVPLAGISTTK; this comes from the coding sequence ATGAAATTTTTAATCATGGTTTTATGCTTGAGCTCTTCTGTTTCTTTTGCAGATAGTAAAAATAATTTTACGACCACGGAAGTTCAGCTAACCCAGGAAGGGGCAGCGCAAGTGGCAAAGCAAGTTCAATTGGCAGCACAGAAGTTGAGTAAAAATGTCACCGTAGCAGTCGTGGGAAGTCAAGGAGAGACTATTTTACTTCTAAAAGGTGATGGGGTCGGACCTCATAACACTGAGGCCGCAAGAAGAAAGGCCTACACGTCTTTATCGACTAAGACTCCCACACTATTGCTCTTGCGTAATGTAAAAAACAATCCCGACACTGTGAATTTGGCGGAGCTACCAGAGTTACTTTTATTAAGTGGAGGCTATCCTCTTTGGAAAAATGGCTCTGTCGTCGGAGCTGTTGGAATCGCAGGTGGAGGCAGTCCGGAAAATGATGATCTTATTGCGAGTCAGGCAGGAGTCCCTCTTGCTGGAATCTCGACAACGAAATAA
- a CDS encoding efflux RND transporter periplasmic adaptor subunit codes for MKIVITLCLSLFIVSCAKETMAPTRGDIVEAVYGLGTVKSEENFSAKVAITSSVVEYYVSEGQDISKGQKLLKTDQGAVIHSPFNGRVTDIPFSIKENIFPQATILSVANLKKLYLTVSLEQQAIMRIRPGLNAEVSFEFFRNKKLPGKITSIFTASDQFIAKVELEEWPDGVLPGMTADVAIEVARKKDALLVPTSAIINGNLIIKRDGKKTKLPVKIGLTDLEKTEILSPQLELSDEVIIP; via the coding sequence ATGAAAATAGTTATTACATTATGCCTCTCTCTCTTCATTGTCTCTTGTGCAAAAGAAACTATGGCCCCAACCAGAGGAGACATAGTCGAAGCTGTTTACGGCCTGGGAACAGTTAAATCCGAAGAAAATTTTTCGGCTAAAGTTGCTATCACCAGTTCAGTGGTTGAATATTATGTTAGTGAGGGGCAAGACATATCGAAGGGACAAAAACTTCTAAAGACAGATCAAGGTGCAGTCATCCACTCACCATTTAATGGAAGAGTCACCGATATCCCTTTTTCAATTAAAGAAAATATTTTTCCTCAAGCAACCATTTTATCTGTCGCCAATCTAAAAAAACTTTACCTAACGGTTTCATTAGAGCAGCAAGCAATCATGAGAATCCGACCAGGCCTTAACGCCGAAGTTAGCTTTGAGTTTTTTCGCAATAAAAAGCTACCAGGTAAAATCACTTCCATTTTTACGGCTTCGGATCAGTTCATTGCGAAAGTTGAGTTAGAAGAATGGCCGGATGGTGTTTTACCGGGAATGACGGCCGATGTGGCGATTGAAGTTGCCAGAAAAAAAGATGCGCTTTTAGTGCCGACATCTGCCATCATCAATGGAAACCTGATCATTAAGCGTGATGGGAAAAAAACAAAGCTCCCGGTAAAAATCGGATTAACCGATTTAGAAAAAACCGAAATCCTCTCTCCTCAACTTGAATTAAGTGATGAAGTCATTATCCCATGA
- a CDS encoding methyl-accepting chemotaxis protein, with translation MDKYFSSLSIKKRLVIGFIIVPIIMVALSFIGISEVNKIDKALYKINEITSIKQRYAINFRGSVHDRAISLRDIILNNEKSKIQVSKDEIKKLEDFYSEASKNMKALVAKYGLSEEEMKLLQAINTIEEKTIPVVYKTIKAKDADKNEEALSIMLNEAKPLFVDWLKSINNFIDHQEKINTIDANTARNVANGYQRFIIILTVISLLVAFAIGFFVIRSITRPLYKVSEKIEQSSTSISEVSESISADSKSLSEGAISQASSLEQISSSAEELNKIVEHNVDLTNNASKIAIESRDSAKEGELVVNSMMNAIKEIDNSNTQIMNQINESNQQMTEIIKVIQEIGDKTKIINDIVFQTKLLSFNASVEAARAGEHGKGFAVVAEEVGKLAQMSGEAANEISKMLINSSQKVEGIVNNTKEKVSGLIEVGKQKVETGNEVATQCALVLKEIVEKANSVTDMTKEVSISFNEQKEGFSQIATSIMAMDKITQQNSMLAKENASTINQLNQQTVEMKNAYSDLSSLLGKAS, from the coding sequence ATGGATAAGTATTTCTCGTCATTAAGTATAAAAAAACGCTTGGTGATTGGTTTTATCATTGTCCCTATTATTATGGTGGCCTTGAGTTTTATCGGTATTAGTGAAGTTAATAAAATTGATAAAGCCCTTTATAAGATAAATGAGATCACAAGCATTAAGCAGCGCTATGCCATCAACTTCCGCGGAAGTGTGCATGACCGCGCGATCAGCTTGCGAGACATTATCCTGAATAATGAAAAGAGTAAGATTCAGGTCTCTAAAGACGAGATTAAAAAATTAGAAGATTTCTACTCAGAGGCCAGCAAAAACATGAAGGCATTGGTTGCCAAGTACGGGCTCTCTGAAGAAGAGATGAAGCTTCTTCAGGCGATCAATACTATCGAAGAAAAGACAATTCCTGTGGTTTATAAAACGATCAAAGCAAAAGATGCTGATAAAAATGAAGAGGCCCTCTCTATCATGCTTAATGAAGCAAAGCCTTTATTTGTCGATTGGTTAAAATCGATCAATAACTTCATTGATCACCAGGAAAAGATTAACACCATTGATGCCAACACCGCTCGCAATGTTGCTAATGGATACCAACGCTTTATTATCATCCTGACAGTCATTTCTCTGCTTGTGGCCTTTGCCATTGGGTTCTTTGTGATTCGCTCTATCACTAGACCTCTTTATAAAGTCTCTGAAAAGATTGAGCAGTCTTCGACAAGTATATCAGAAGTATCAGAGTCGATTTCAGCGGATAGTAAGTCCTTATCGGAAGGGGCCATTTCTCAGGCATCTTCTCTTGAGCAAATCAGCTCATCTGCTGAGGAATTAAATAAAATCGTTGAGCACAATGTTGACCTAACAAACAACGCTTCAAAAATCGCGATTGAAAGCCGAGACAGCGCGAAAGAAGGAGAACTGGTTGTCAATAGCATGATGAATGCCATTAAAGAAATCGATAACAGCAACACTCAGATCATGAATCAAATTAATGAAAGCAATCAGCAGATGACAGAGATTATAAAAGTCATTCAGGAAATCGGAGATAAAACAAAGATCATCAATGATATCGTTTTTCAAACGAAGCTCCTTTCTTTTAATGCCTCTGTCGAGGCCGCAAGGGCCGGAGAGCATGGAAAAGGATTTGCTGTCGTCGCTGAGGAAGTGGGGAAACTTGCCCAAATGAGTGGTGAGGCGGCCAACGAGATTTCTAAGATGCTTATTAATTCAAGTCAAAAAGTAGAGGGCATCGTCAACAACACAAAAGAGAAAGTTTCTGGACTAATAGAAGTTGGAAAGCAGAAAGTAGAAACAGGAAATGAAGTTGCTACTCAGTGTGCACTTGTTCTTAAAGAGATCGTAGAAAAAGCAAACTCCGTTACCGATATGACTAAAGAAGTTTCGATCTCTTTTAATGAGCAAAAAGAGGGATTTTCTCAGATTGCCACTAGTATTATGGCCATGGATAAAATCACTCAGCAAAACTCTATGCTGGCCAAGGAAAATGCTTCAACCATCAATCAGCTCAACCAGCAGACAGTAGAAATGAAAAATGCTTATTCCGATCTATCTAGTTTATTAGGTAAAGCCTCTTAA
- a CDS encoding LysR family transcriptional regulator, protein MTNTLTPSFDRLELMRTFIRIVDSKNLSSAALSLKTTQPTISRRLKALEESLGLKLIQRTTHQMQMTEEGRRFYYHAKDIVERWNVIEAEMTGAKTLPKGILRVQVPQALGIGKFNDVLSSYLKNHPQVDIEWILSDKSPDFISENLDCAIKVGNIDDPSLIAVKIFELSRIIVASPDLMDNKKKLFRPSELQNTPWLSFKTHYLDRINLFHSKTNEEITLKIHPRFISDNLFAMREAALMGLGIGVLSKWIVEKDLREGRLVQLCKDWQAASLPVYLIYPQSRLKPAKLQKFIELIKRQKNQL, encoded by the coding sequence ATGACAAATACACTCACGCCAAGCTTTGACCGACTGGAATTAATGAGAACATTCATTAGAATAGTGGATTCAAAAAATCTCAGCTCTGCTGCTCTTTCACTAAAAACCACTCAACCGACAATTAGTCGAAGACTAAAGGCCCTCGAAGAAAGCCTGGGGTTAAAACTTATCCAGCGAACAACTCATCAGATGCAGATGACTGAAGAAGGGCGCCGATTCTATTATCATGCAAAAGACATAGTCGAGCGTTGGAATGTGATAGAGGCCGAAATGACCGGCGCAAAGACTTTGCCAAAAGGAATCCTTCGGGTTCAAGTTCCTCAGGCATTGGGAATTGGAAAATTTAATGATGTTTTATCTAGCTACCTAAAAAATCACCCACAGGTTGATATCGAATGGATCCTGAGTGATAAATCACCTGACTTCATTTCCGAGAACCTTGACTGTGCCATAAAAGTTGGCAACATCGATGACCCGAGCTTAATTGCTGTAAAAATTTTTGAGCTATCAAGAATCATCGTCGCTTCGCCAGACTTAATGGATAATAAGAAGAAGCTCTTTCGCCCATCTGAATTGCAAAATACACCTTGGTTATCATTTAAGACTCATTACCTGGATAGAATTAATCTCTTTCATTCAAAGACTAATGAGGAAATAACTCTAAAGATCCATCCTCGCTTTATCTCTGACAACCTATTTGCAATGAGAGAAGCTGCCCTAATGGGCCTGGGGATCGGAGTGCTCTCAAAATGGATTGTTGAAAAAGATCTTCGTGAAGGTCGTCTCGTGCAGCTATGCAAAGATTGGCAAGCGGCAAGCCTTCCCGTTTACTTAATTTACCCGCAATCCAGGCTTAAGCCGGCAAAGCTGCAAAAATTTATTGAGTTAATAAAACGACAAAAAAATCAGCTCTGA